From the genome of Segatella hominis, one region includes:
- a CDS encoding GH3 auxin-responsive promoter family protein gives MSLTSIVSNVFKPRQKELEKYLYDAEHMQHKVLMHLINKGKNTEYGVKHLLNTTDSYEKFAKNVPVNSYEELKGDIDRMRHGEQDVLWPGTVKWYAKSSGTTNDKSKFIPVSRDGLHGIHYAGGFDAVAYYLRNNPKSKLFDGKSLILGGSHSPNYNVEGSLVGDLSAILIENINPLANLVRVPKKQTALLSDFEVKRDRIARETMNKNVTNISGVPSWMLSVLVRVMELSGKKHLEEVWPNLEVFFHGGIAFTPYRQQYEQLITSPNMHYMETYNASEGFFGLQDDPSDPSMSLMVDYDVFYEFIPMDEFGTDNPTVVPLQGVEIGKNYAMVITTSCGLWRYLIGDTVMFTSKNPYKFVITGRTKYFINAFGEELIMDNAEKGLKYACDKTGAQVAEYTAAPVFMDSNAKCRHQWLIEFSKEPASLDEFATLLDQHLQEINSDYEAKRFHDVTLQHLEIVKARPNLFNDWLKSKGKLGGQHKIPRLSNSRKNIDEMLQMNQ, from the coding sequence ATGAGTTTAACAAGTATAGTAAGCAACGTCTTCAAACCTCGCCAAAAGGAGTTGGAGAAGTACCTTTATGATGCAGAACATATGCAGCATAAAGTACTCATGCACCTTATCAATAAGGGCAAAAATACAGAATATGGCGTTAAGCATCTACTAAATACGACTGATAGTTACGAGAAATTCGCAAAAAATGTACCTGTCAATTCCTATGAGGAACTGAAAGGGGATATCGACCGTATGCGCCACGGAGAGCAGGATGTTCTCTGGCCTGGAACCGTGAAATGGTATGCTAAGTCGTCTGGTACTACCAATGACAAGAGTAAGTTTATCCCTGTTTCACGAGACGGATTGCATGGCATCCACTATGCCGGTGGCTTTGATGCTGTGGCATATTATCTCCGTAATAATCCGAAAAGTAAACTGTTTGATGGCAAGAGTCTGATTCTCGGCGGCAGCCATTCACCTAATTATAATGTAGAGGGAAGTCTGGTGGGAGACCTGAGTGCCATCCTCATCGAAAATATCAATCCACTTGCCAATCTGGTGCGTGTTCCAAAGAAGCAGACAGCTCTTCTGAGCGATTTCGAGGTGAAACGCGACCGCATTGCCCGTGAAACGATGAATAAGAACGTAACCAATATCTCGGGTGTTCCAAGTTGGATGCTCAGCGTATTGGTTCGTGTGATGGAACTTTCCGGTAAGAAGCATCTGGAGGAGGTATGGCCTAATCTGGAGGTCTTCTTCCATGGCGGTATCGCTTTTACTCCTTATCGCCAGCAGTATGAGCAGCTCATCACTTCTCCTAACATGCATTATATGGAAACCTATAATGCCAGCGAGGGATTCTTCGGTTTGCAGGATGATCCGTCAGACCCTTCCATGTCGCTCATGGTGGATTATGATGTCTTCTATGAATTTATCCCGATGGATGAATTTGGTACCGACAATCCTACCGTAGTGCCATTGCAGGGAGTGGAGATAGGCAAGAACTATGCGATGGTTATTACTACTTCCTGTGGATTGTGGCGCTATCTCATCGGTGATACAGTCATGTTTACCAGCAAGAATCCATATAAGTTTGTCATCACGGGTCGTACCAAGTATTTCATCAATGCCTTTGGCGAAGAACTGATTATGGACAATGCCGAGAAGGGACTGAAATATGCTTGTGATAAGACTGGAGCCCAGGTGGCAGAATATACGGCAGCACCTGTGTTTATGGACAGTAATGCGAAGTGCCGTCATCAGTGGCTGATAGAGTTCTCTAAGGAACCGGCAAGTCTCGATGAGTTTGCCACATTGCTGGATCAGCATCTGCAGGAAATCAACAGTGATTATGAGGCAAAGCGCTTCCACGATGTTACCCTCCAGCATCTGGAGATTGTGAAGGCCCGTCCTAATCTCTTCAACGACTGGCTCAAGAGCAAGGGCAAGTTGGGTGGACAGCATAAGATACCTCGTCTGAGCAACAGCCGTAAGAATATCGACGAGATGCTCCAGATGAATCAGTAG
- a CDS encoding Ig-like domain-containing domain codes for MKKILDFLVGNSQKEKTLFLPLYLLAFLLLVSCAKMGQPDGGWYDETPPKVIGADPADGGVGVKSKKVSIYFDEFIKLDNPSEKVIVSPPQLEAPEIKAAGKKITVSLVDSLKPNTTYTIDFSDAISDNNENNPMGNFTYSFSTGEAIDTMEVSGYVLEAENLEPIKGILVGLYSDQADSAFKTKPMLRVSRTDSRGRFVVKGIAPGSYRIYALQDMDGNYMFNQKSEKLAFSHDIIVPSCKPDVRQDTTWIDTLHIKSIAQVDYTHFYPDDIVLRAFTETLTDRYFLKSERKEPNNFSLFFSYGDSILPTIKGLNFNEKDAFLLEAVEKKDTLTYWLKDTALVNQDTLRMELAYRMTDSTGVLVDKLDTLEILAKTPYAKRQKQLNKELEDWTKKQEKLKKKGEPYDSIMPLKPLEVQVGVSSQLDPDKNIRFTFPTPLSKADTAGIHLYAKHDTLWYRAPFEFKPVPNKLREYELRGEWRPNIEYSLEVDSAAFEDIYGLATTAIKQGFKVSSLDEYGTLLVNITSLTDEPLLVQLLNGQDQVVKEVKAINGVAEFYYLKPQKYYLRLIVDRNNNGKWDTGCYDEDQQAEEVYYYPGAIECKAKWDVTESWDPKEKPLSHQKPGAITKQKPDKEKKVKNQNVERAKKLGIQYIPKI; via the coding sequence ATGAAGAAGATATTAGATTTTTTAGTTGGAAACAGCCAGAAGGAAAAAACTCTGTTTTTGCCTCTCTATCTGCTTGCTTTTCTGCTTTTGGTTTCCTGTGCCAAGATGGGACAGCCAGATGGAGGATGGTATGATGAAACCCCGCCTAAGGTGATAGGTGCCGACCCGGCAGATGGCGGAGTAGGGGTGAAGAGCAAGAAAGTAAGCATCTACTTCGATGAGTTTATCAAGCTCGACAATCCTTCTGAGAAAGTCATCGTGTCTCCACCTCAGTTGGAGGCTCCAGAAATCAAGGCTGCGGGTAAGAAAATCACCGTCTCTCTGGTCGATTCCCTGAAGCCGAATACGACTTATACCATTGATTTCTCTGATGCTATCAGCGATAACAATGAGAACAATCCGATGGGTAACTTCACCTATAGTTTTTCTACGGGCGAGGCTATCGACACCATGGAAGTATCCGGATATGTGCTTGAAGCTGAAAATCTGGAACCGATCAAGGGTATTTTGGTGGGTCTGTATAGCGATCAGGCTGATTCTGCATTCAAGACCAAGCCGATGCTCCGAGTGAGCCGTACGGATAGCCGTGGCCGTTTCGTAGTGAAGGGTATTGCACCAGGTTCTTATCGCATCTATGCCTTGCAGGATATGGATGGCAACTATATGTTCAATCAGAAAAGCGAGAAATTAGCTTTCTCTCATGACATCATCGTACCTTCCTGCAAGCCGGACGTCAGACAGGATACCACTTGGATTGATACCCTTCATATCAAGTCTATCGCCCAGGTGGATTACACCCATTTCTATCCAGACGATATTGTGCTGAGAGCATTCACCGAAACGCTTACCGACCGCTATTTTCTGAAGTCAGAGCGCAAGGAACCCAACAATTTCTCTCTCTTCTTCAGTTATGGAGATAGCATCCTGCCTACCATCAAGGGTCTGAATTTCAATGAGAAAGATGCTTTCCTGCTGGAGGCAGTAGAGAAGAAGGATACCCTTACTTACTGGTTGAAAGATACTGCGTTGGTCAATCAGGACACGCTGCGGATGGAATTGGCTTATCGCATGACCGACAGTACCGGCGTATTGGTGGATAAGCTTGATACATTGGAGATATTGGCAAAGACTCCATACGCCAAGCGACAGAAACAGCTCAATAAGGAACTGGAAGACTGGACCAAGAAACAGGAAAAACTCAAGAAGAAAGGGGAGCCTTATGATTCCATCATGCCTCTCAAGCCATTGGAAGTGCAGGTGGGCGTCTCATCCCAGTTGGATCCCGATAAGAACATCCGATTTACGTTCCCTACGCCTCTCTCAAAGGCAGATACGGCAGGCATTCATCTTTATGCCAAGCATGATACGCTCTGGTATCGGGCACCTTTCGAGTTTAAGCCGGTTCCGAATAAGTTGAGGGAATATGAGTTGCGAGGTGAATGGCGTCCGAATATCGAATATAGTCTGGAAGTGGATTCTGCGGCTTTCGAAGACATCTACGGATTGGCTACCACGGCTATCAAACAGGGATTCAAGGTATCTTCGCTGGATGAGTATGGTACTCTTCTGGTCAATATCACCAGTTTGACTGACGAACCGCTGCTTGTACAGTTGCTCAATGGTCAGGATCAGGTAGTCAAGGAAGTGAAGGCCATCAATGGTGTGGCAGAATTTTATTATCTGAAGCCACAGAAATATTACTTGCGCCTGATAGTGGACCGCAACAATAACGGCAAGTGGGATACGGGCTGTTATGATGAAGACCAGCAGGCAGAAGAAGTATATTACTATCCTGGAGCTATCGAATGTAAGGCGAAGTGGGATGTCACGGAATCTTGGGATCCTAAGGAGAAACCATTGTCACACCAGAAGCCAGGTGCCATCACCAAGCAGAAGCCAGACAAGGAGAAAAAAGTAAAGAACCAGAATGTAGAGCGTGCCAAGAAACTTGGCATACAATACATTCCTAAAATATGA
- a CDS encoding DUF3108 domain-containing protein gives MKRMKSLWIAVLLLMVSTTVSAQCTFRNTAFKSGEFLTYNLYYNWKFVWVKAGTASMSIVQSTRHGKPAYRTSLVTRGNHKVDDFFVLRDTLLSYTGTDMSPMYFRKGAREGKRYTVDEDFYSYSGGKCHVKMHRQRNDGSHSWKKVSYDDCVFDMLNIFLRARSFDPANWKKGYVVKFPIVDGDGRTPAQIKFAGRETIKADNGVKYRCLRLAYQEYEKGKYKRIVDFYITDDENHVPVRLDMFLKFGSAKAFLIGMKGVRNPVTSIVK, from the coding sequence ATGAAAAGAATGAAGTCATTGTGGATAGCAGTATTACTGCTGATGGTCAGCACTACAGTGTCTGCCCAGTGTACTTTCCGTAATACAGCCTTCAAGTCGGGTGAGTTTCTCACTTACAATTTGTATTACAACTGGAAGTTTGTGTGGGTGAAGGCTGGTACGGCCAGCATGTCTATTGTGCAGAGTACCAGGCATGGCAAGCCCGCTTATCGCACCTCATTGGTGACGAGAGGAAATCACAAGGTAGATGATTTCTTTGTCCTTCGTGATACGCTTTTGAGCTATACGGGTACCGATATGTCTCCGATGTATTTCCGCAAGGGAGCTCGTGAGGGCAAGCGATATACGGTAGATGAGGATTTCTACAGCTATTCTGGCGGCAAGTGTCATGTCAAGATGCATCGTCAGCGCAATGACGGTTCTCATTCCTGGAAGAAAGTCAGCTATGATGATTGCGTATTTGACATGCTGAACATCTTCCTCCGTGCCCGTAGTTTCGATCCTGCCAACTGGAAGAAGGGTTATGTAGTCAAGTTCCCGATTGTGGATGGCGATGGCCGTACTCCTGCCCAGATTAAGTTTGCGGGCAGAGAAACCATCAAGGCCGACAATGGTGTGAAGTATCGTTGTTTGCGTCTGGCTTATCAGGAGTATGAGAAGGGCAAGTATAAGCGCATCGTCGATTTCTACATTACTGATGATGAAAATCATGTACCCGTACGTCTGGACATGTTCCTGAAGTTTGGTAGTGCCAAGGCCTTCCTCATTGGTATGAAAGGCGTGAGAAATCCTGTTACTTCTATTGTGAAGTAA
- a CDS encoding TlpA family protein disulfide reductase, producing MKEDMPAPDITFQNEKGKTLHLDKLKGKITLIDFWASWCGPCRKEIPHVKKYYEEYKNKGVQFISVSIDAKKDAWTKALKEEQMPWLQGWAPNSGKEVLNTYQFNGIPFLILLDKKGNIYRKYLRGEKIKQAIEDCLAGK from the coding sequence GTGAAAGAAGATATGCCTGCACCTGATATTACCTTCCAAAATGAAAAGGGTAAAACGCTTCATCTTGATAAGTTAAAAGGCAAAATAACTTTGATTGATTTTTGGGCAAGTTGGTGTGGCCCTTGTCGCAAGGAAATTCCTCATGTAAAGAAATACTATGAGGAGTATAAAAATAAGGGTGTGCAGTTCATAAGTGTGTCTATTGATGCCAAGAAAGATGCTTGGACTAAGGCTTTAAAAGAAGAACAAATGCCTTGGCTACAAGGATGGGCACCAAATTCAGGTAAGGAAGTTTTGAATACTTATCAATTTAATGGTATTCCTTTCCTTATTTTGCTTGATAAGAAAGGCAATATTTATCGTAAGTATTTACGAGGTGAAAAAATCAAACAGGCTATCGAGGATTGCTTAGCTGGTAAATAA
- a CDS encoding ATP-binding protein — MAETIIGRHQEKTLLEKYYNSGKAEFIAMYGRRRIGKTFLIRQYFKNQFSFDMTGVLEGNKNEQITAFHMALKTYGYTGKKNTTWLDAFFALRQLLEPKLQDGKRCVIFIDELPCLDTPKAGFVHALGHFWNSWANWQSQIMLIVCGSATSWMVRNIIDNHGGLHDRVTHEMPLHPFTLAETEEYFQKNGFRWKRLSLLQVYMAIGGVPYYMSLFSPEESPALGLDRLFFSANAELQKEYRRLFYSLFRNAQPYQDIISVLAKKSSGMTREEISKALHIDNNGRLGNMLTDLEYCDFIRKYSIREKKVKSNSALYQLVDFYTIFYNTFIAKNSSDEHYWSRNVTSSEVKTWYGLAFERVCQAHISQIKKALGIASVKTEYYSWRSKTLADGAQIDIIIDRADNMINLCEVKYSEHEYQLDKEEFFKINHRIEAFEEETQTTSTILPTMITTFGLTKGMYSDQITTKLTLDDLF, encoded by the coding sequence ATGGCAGAAACTATCATCGGAAGACATCAAGAGAAAACCCTGCTGGAGAAATATTACAATTCTGGTAAAGCAGAGTTTATCGCCATGTATGGCAGGCGAAGAATAGGAAAGACATTTCTGATTCGCCAGTACTTCAAGAACCAATTTTCATTTGACATGACAGGTGTACTTGAAGGCAATAAAAACGAACAAATCACCGCTTTCCACATGGCACTCAAAACATACGGATATACAGGCAAGAAAAATACAACTTGGCTGGATGCCTTCTTTGCGCTTCGCCAACTTCTGGAACCCAAGTTACAGGACGGTAAGAGATGCGTGATATTTATTGATGAATTGCCATGCTTAGACACACCGAAAGCAGGCTTCGTTCATGCCTTAGGACATTTTTGGAATAGTTGGGCTAACTGGCAATCCCAAATTATGCTCATCGTCTGCGGCTCAGCCACCTCATGGATGGTTCGCAATATCATCGATAATCATGGAGGCTTACACGACCGGGTTACTCATGAGATGCCTCTCCATCCATTCACTTTAGCAGAAACAGAGGAATACTTCCAAAAGAATGGATTCAGGTGGAAACGCCTAAGCCTCTTACAAGTATATATGGCTATAGGTGGCGTACCTTATTATATGAGTCTCTTCTCACCAGAAGAAAGTCCTGCACTTGGCCTCGACAGACTATTCTTTAGTGCGAATGCAGAACTACAAAAAGAATATCGTCGCCTTTTCTATTCACTTTTTCGCAATGCTCAACCCTACCAAGACATTATCTCTGTTTTGGCGAAAAAGTCCTCCGGCATGACAAGAGAAGAGATAAGCAAGGCATTACACATCGATAACAATGGAAGACTGGGAAATATGCTCACAGACTTGGAATATTGTGACTTCATACGAAAATATAGTATTAGAGAAAAAAAGGTGAAAAGCAACTCTGCTCTATACCAGTTAGTTGATTTCTATACTATCTTTTATAATACATTTATCGCCAAAAACAGCTCCGATGAACATTACTGGAGCAGAAATGTTACATCCTCAGAAGTTAAGACTTGGTATGGTCTTGCTTTCGAGCGTGTTTGCCAAGCTCATATCTCACAGATAAAGAAAGCCTTAGGTATTGCAAGCGTCAAAACAGAATATTATTCCTGGAGAAGTAAGACTTTAGCTGACGGTGCACAAATTGACATCATTATTGACCGTGCCGACAACATGATAAATCTTTGTGAGGTAAAGTATAGTGAGCATGAGTATCAGTTGGACAAGGAGGAGTTTTTCAAGATTAATCATAGAATAGAAGCATTTGAAGAAGAAACACAAACCACGAGCACCATCCTTCCAACAATGATTACTACATTTGGACTCACCAAAGGAATGTATAGTGACCAAATCACGACAAAGTTGACATTAGATGATTTGTTCTAA
- a CDS encoding LysM peptidoglycan-binding domain-containing protein, whose translation MKRIFLGCVSLMMLFGFCCNSFAQTTQRHVVQRGETYAFIAKKYGITEDELIKANPGHKVCYVGLKLVIPVSECVVESSASPAIVSEQETQPVKESQVLAASDYEVPTPSLAKPKKEKKKKSGKSFWKALGSIASGIGEVVVGTTDALAETGLLDKTGKVGDALGFTADVTNLTQGKVSNYMSQTRSGKRESQGEVVGADMSLPSATQVNVDSKSVEEIDRQIAALRREDETLEKQKQITGVMKGYDYTTGMSRSEKRAELRKEVGKMGNTVTGANGRRVKVAKVNGHTGVYRAGMATRTTTSRSVQGQKRQFDKELAIARRQKEIQQQIANLLARKAELLGNPDIAYEQSAFEEERSKRSRVYSDPKVTKARRKAANVYSNQKIMDVASDEIWKLENDPNYRPELSYEQRKAEIERNKKKKENARSEIND comes from the coding sequence ATGAAAAGAATATTTTTAGGCTGTGTGTCGTTGATGATGTTGTTTGGCTTCTGTTGTAACAGCTTTGCTCAAACAACACAACGCCATGTTGTGCAACGAGGTGAAACTTACGCTTTCATCGCTAAGAAATATGGCATTACGGAAGATGAGTTGATAAAAGCGAATCCTGGGCATAAAGTATGCTATGTTGGCTTGAAGCTGGTTATTCCAGTGTCAGAATGTGTAGTGGAATCATCAGCTTCCCCAGCTATCGTTTCTGAACAAGAAACACAACCAGTGAAGGAATCGCAAGTGTTGGCAGCTTCTGATTATGAAGTTCCTACTCCTTCTTTGGCAAAACCAAAGAAGGAGAAAAAGAAGAAAAGTGGTAAGTCTTTTTGGAAAGCCTTGGGTTCTATTGCCTCAGGTATAGGAGAAGTTGTAGTTGGTACAACTGATGCTTTGGCAGAAACTGGCTTGTTAGACAAAACTGGTAAGGTGGGTGATGCCTTGGGATTTACAGCTGATGTGACTAATCTTACACAAGGAAAGGTTAGTAATTATATGAGCCAAACTCGTAGTGGAAAAAGAGAAAGCCAAGGAGAAGTCGTGGGGGCTGACATGTCATTACCTTCTGCAACCCAAGTAAATGTAGATTCTAAGTCGGTAGAAGAAATAGATCGACAGATTGCTGCGTTACGTCGAGAGGATGAAACTTTGGAAAAGCAGAAACAGATTACAGGAGTAATGAAAGGATATGATTATACTACGGGCATGTCACGTTCCGAGAAGCGAGCTGAACTACGTAAAGAAGTGGGTAAGATGGGCAATACTGTCACTGGTGCAAATGGAAGACGTGTGAAAGTTGCCAAGGTTAATGGACATACTGGAGTTTATAGGGCTGGTATGGCAACTAGGACAACTACTTCTCGTTCCGTGCAAGGACAAAAACGTCAGTTTGACAAAGAATTGGCTATTGCTCGGCGACAAAAAGAAATTCAACAGCAGATAGCGAACTTACTCGCAAGGAAGGCTGAGTTATTGGGAAATCCTGATATTGCCTATGAACAAAGTGCTTTTGAAGAAGAAAGGTCGAAGCGTAGTAGGGTGTATTCTGACCCTAAAGTCACAAAAGCAAGAAGAAAAGCCGCTAATGTCTATAGTAATCAAAAGATCATGGATGTTGCTAGCGATGAGATTTGGAAACTGGAAAACGATCCAAACTATAGACCAGAGCTGAGTTATGAACAGAGGAAAGCTGAAATAGAACGAAATAAAAAGAAAAAAGAGAACGCTCGTTCAGAAATTAATGATTAG
- a CDS encoding PDDEXK nuclease domain-containing protein, translating to MEQFLLEMGRGFAFVGRQYSMQIGSRQFKVDLVFYHCILKCYVLIDLKRAEIKHGDIGQMNLYLNYFKTEVCQPDDNPRV from the coding sequence ATGGAGCAGTTCCTTTTGGAAATGGGACGTGGTTTTGCATTTGTGGGCAGACAATACTCCATGCAGATAGGAAGCCGACAGTTCAAGGTGGATTTGGTGTTCTACCATTGTATTTTGAAATGCTATGTGCTGATTGACCTAAAGCGAGCAGAGATAAAACATGGTGACATCGGGCAGATGAATCTCTATCTGAACTATTTTAAGACAGAAGTATGTCAACCTGACGACAATCCGAGAGTGTAA
- a CDS encoding DUF1016 N-terminal domain-containing protein translates to MENKELTNINDAAYQKLIDNITTLWSESKAKAITAVNTELLDANWQTGKYIVEYEQGGKQKAEYGKKLIINLSKDLTARNGKGFSRSNLIYMRKFYLTFPKSETVSHQLTWSHYFELLKTTWSSSFWKWDVVLHLWADNTPCR, encoded by the coding sequence ATGGAGAATAAAGAGTTGACAAACATAAATGATGCAGCCTACCAGAAGTTGATAGACAACATAACCACGCTATGGAGTGAATCAAAAGCCAAAGCTATTACAGCGGTCAATACAGAATTGCTTGATGCCAACTGGCAGACAGGAAAGTATATTGTTGAATATGAGCAGGGAGGAAAGCAAAAAGCAGAATATGGAAAGAAGTTGATTATAAACCTTTCCAAAGATTTAACAGCAAGGAACGGTAAGGGCTTTAGCAGGTCTAACCTTATTTATATGCGTAAGTTTTATCTTACTTTCCCAAAAAGTGAGACAGTGTCTCACCAATTGACATGGAGCCACTATTTTGAATTGTTGAAGACCACATGGAGCAGTTCCTTTTGGAAATGGGACGTGGTTTTGCATTTGTGGGCAGACAATACTCCATGCAGATAG
- a CDS encoding DUF4143 domain-containing protein, with protein MSVLQLDGGLSQHLIELIMAGTPQELVNKGGLTEMVAGLEILRYKPCIQRQKMFYWEKKGNSVAEIDYLEIHDMQIMPIEIKSGTQGGMKSLWRFLREKHLTRAFRCSLENFGKLEYIDKEDNDAVRTVQILPLYALSRICRK; from the coding sequence TTGTCGGTACTTCAACTGGACGGCGGCTTGTCCCAGCATCTCATCGAACTGATAATGGCTGGCACTCCACAGGAACTTGTCAATAAAGGCGGACTCACCGAGATGGTGGCAGGACTGGAGATACTGCGCTACAAGCCTTGCATCCAGCGCCAGAAGATGTTTTACTGGGAGAAGAAAGGCAACAGTGTGGCTGAAATCGACTATCTTGAAATCCATGACATGCAGATTATGCCTATTGAAATAAAATCGGGAACGCAAGGTGGAATGAAGAGCTTATGGAGGTTTCTGCGTGAGAAGCATCTCACCCGGGCATTCCGCTGCTCGCTGGAAAACTTTGGTAAACTGGAATATATAGACAAGGAGGACAACGATGCTGTCCGTACTGTCCAGATATTGCCACTGTATGCCTTGTCCCGCATTTGCAGAAAGTGA